From Candidatus Amoebophilus asiaticus 5a2, the proteins below share one genomic window:
- a CDS encoding IS5-like element ISCaa3 family transposase (programmed frameshift), with amino-acid sequence MENSHLKTLKPEEFRRLTGVKAETFAKMLAIIQKAIQTKKAKVGRPNKLSCEQMLLMTLEYLREYRTYFHISKSYGISESNCYYTIRFIEEALIKSGQFTLPGRKALLKSDMEYAVILIDATESPIERPKKKQRYYYSGKKKRHTLKTQLVVDKQTRAIICSSFSNGKRHDFRLFKESKVHISQHSQAIVDTGYQGLKRLHDKSLMPKKRSKKHPLTKADKRSNQQLASQRVLSEHIIGMLKRFKILAERYRNRRKRFGLRFNLIAGIYNYELLC; translated from the exons ATGGAAAACAGTCATCTAAAAACCTTAAAGCCAGAAGAATTCCGTCGCTTAACAGGCGTAAAGGCTGAGACCTTTGCCAAAATGTTAGCTATCATACAGAAAGCCATTCAAACAAAGAAAGCTAAAGTAGGGCGGCCTAATAAACTGAGTTGTGAACAAATGCTTTTAATGACTTTAGAATATTTAAGAGAATACCGCACATACTTCCATATTTCAAAAAGTTATGGAATAAGTGAGAGTAATTGCTATTATACCATCCGTTTTATTGAAGAGGCGTTAATTAAAAGTGGTCAATTCACTTTACCAGGCCGTAAAGCATTGTTAAAAAGCGATATGGAATATGCAGTAATCTTAATAGATGCTACAGAGAGCCCCATTGAGCGGCCTA AAAAAAAGCAGCGATATTACTACTCAGGTAAAAAGAAACGACATACACTAAAGACACAACTAGTTGTCGATAAGCAAACGCGAGCCATAATATGTAGTAGTTTTTCAAATGGAAAGCGGCATGACTTTCGCTTGTTTAAGGAATCTAAGGTACATATAAGCCAGCATAGTCAAGCCATAGTAGATACAGGCTATCAAGGGTTAAAGAGGCTACATGACAAATCGCTTATGCCTAAAAAACGCAGTAAAAAGCATCCTTTGACCAAAGCCGATAAGAGGAGTAATCAGCAATTAGCCAGCCAAAGGGTGCTTAGCGAGCATATAATTGGTATGCTCAAGCGGTTTAAAATTTTAGCGGAGCGTTACAGAAATAGGAGAAAAAGATTTGGGCTACGCTTTAATCTTATTGCTGGAATTTATAACTATGAACTTTTATGTTAA